CACGTAACACTGTGCTTGGACTTATATTATGGAGTTATTTTGCCATCGAGTAAAGTTATCAAAATCAGCGCAAAAGTCCGTTTATTCGCTTCATGATTATGAGGATTACGAGGATAAAACAGTTAAAAGAATGCAGgcactatttttatatacaagaaAGTAGAgtaccatatatatatattttcgttaACACTTTACACAAAATCTGCTGTTGTTAACTGCTATTTCAGGTCATTTTGATGcgattatatatcatttacaATAAAAGACTCAACATAGAACGCTCAGTTTAGTGATTCAACGTATGCGAGCATATTTGCAACAATGTTACTGAAGTAGAAGTCCGACGATATCAGTCACGAACACTCGCAACAATGTTACCCAGGTAACAAGTCCGAAAGCTTTAGTCAATCGATTAGATTCTCTGTCATGCTAGACCATCTCTCACTCACGCGCAGACGCCACGATGATTATGAAGCTCGCTCTTACGTGATAGTCTATTAGTAGTCGTTGTGCCACCGCGCGATCATCATGTGCCAGTCGGTGATCAAGGATCTACACGATTACAGCGTGCAGTTGAATCGGTGGTTCCTCAAACCATTAGGCGCGTGGCCGCGATCTGCTACGACTTCTAAGAATGAGCGAACTCTGTCCTACGTCCTGATATTCGTCTGCTATTTCCTGATCGCCTTCACCGCGGTGCCGTGCGCGCTCAACGTCTTTTTCGAGGAGAGAGACATCATGCTGAAGCTCAAGGCGATTGGCCCGCTCAGTCATTGGATCATGGGCGCGATGAATTATTGTTCTCTGCTGCTGCGTAGCGCAGATATACGCGGTTGCGTGCAGCACATGCAAAGAGATTGGCAGATCATCAAGCGTACGCGTGATCGCGAGATCATGGCGAGGAACGCCCAATTGGGCCGGTTTGTTGCAGGTTTCTGCGCGGTATTCATGCACGGTGGCGTGTTCTTCCACAATATCGTGTGCGCGATGACGACAGTAGTGGTACCGATTGGAGACAATCGGAGTGTAGAGATGTTCCAGTTGCCTGTTCCGTCGTACAGCAAATTTATAGACGCCAGATTCAGCCCGGCGAACGAGATCATGCTGATGACGCAGATGCTCTCCACCTTCGTAGTGAACTCCACCACTGTTGGCGCGTGCAGCCTGGCCGCCGTTTTCACCATGCACGCGTGTGGCCAGCTGGATATCTTGATGACACGATTAAATAGGCTTGTCGAAGGTGAAGACGCGAGGACTAGTGGATCGCTCCAGCGGAGACTGGCCGATATCGTGGATCATCACTTACGTGTTTTAAGGTAATACcggatttaatatattttgaagaataagatataatttgaATTAGGTAATTGTGGTTGTGCCGGACATATTTAGTTAATACATAtttagtataaatatttagtataaatatttaattaacacatataatgtattatgtaaCTTTAAATTGTAACTTTATAGTTTGCACATACATTTTAAGCATTTTGTTCAGATGAAACTCTTAAATTATGAATTGTTCAGATTCCCTGATAcgttatataatgaaatgataaacagaaaaaattaGATGGTTGAATATAACTATGATAAACGAGAGTCTTTAAAATACGCTTTTCCTATTTTCGTCAAGTCTTGATTTCAGTTTTATAGCGCGCATCGAAGACGTTATGCATCAAATATGTCTGGTAGAATTACTCGGATGTACATTTAACTTGTGTATGCTTGGATATTACACCATTACGGTATGCTAATCATCTTGAAAGGTGAAGATGtaattataagtaatttaACACCATTTTAAGAATATTCACATTCTTATAtccaaagaaaataattaatgcgtcATAATACTTTCAGTCGtggaataatattgatataaagGGTATAGTGCCGTACATTATCGTATATATATCTATGACTTGAAAAGATAAATACGCTGAAAGACAGCATTTTGTGATTTTTCtagttatgaaatattaattataatttactgaTTTTCAGAATTGGAGCGATTTTGATGCAGGAAGAATGacgtcatattttattatatacgtatctatggctttcaatatttttatattttgctatATTGGCGAGATTCTGACAGAACAGGTAATAAacttacaattatataactttcgcgtatataagaattttatgtgtcttatatataaaatgttcatTCATCAGTAATCAATTTcatcaatttaaaattttaaattataagaaaatgtaGAATGTCCATGTTCCTTATTAGTGCAAAACGGTGGGAGAAAAGGCATATATGACTGATTGGTATAACCTACCCCACAAAACTGCTCTTGGTCTCCTTTTGATAATAGCGAGATCGAGCAACGGTATCAAGATAACTgctggaaaattatttcaattatctaTTGCAACTTTTAGTGATGTAAGTAAAACACACAAATGGCacaaatttataatgaaactgtattaataaaaatttaatacatttataaatttacgtGTGTATAATATGCATCGTTACGAAATCTTTCTCTGTATCTCTgtgtttaacatttttatataagccTTGTATATTTGAATGTTTAATAGTAAAAGTTtcgagattttattaattatgtcgtAAATAGGAAGGAAGACCTTATTGTTGCAGGTAATTAAGACTTccataatatatttgaatttactAAGAACGATGACTTCTACATGAACTATGTTAAAGTAGGAAACttgcataatattttacataacaatatattacataccAAGTACGATATTGTTAAAATaggagaaatatttaataaataggacaaataattatatttaatttacatctttttaagtaattgtatctaaaaaaattatcttatcaAAGCTATAtctgatataattattcatacttttatgagatcataaaaatattttctaattcttttttctgaAGAATACAGCAATTTACACATCTAAATCAAGTGCAAAGCGATAAGATAACAATCTAACATACCTTAAACTTAAAGGAAATGAATACTTTgctgaatatttttatcgcacTCCTTTACTTTATAAGATAACCCACTTCGCGATTACATACAGCACATGCAGGCGGACTGGAGGCTCGTGCGACGAGTCCAGGACCGCGAAGTGATGCTGCAGTACGCTAAGTTCGGCCATTTCATCGCCGGCATCAGCGCGATGATCATGCAGGTCAGCTGCTGTTTGGCACGGCGCGAGCGATCAAAACCGTAGAGATTACCGTCGGCAACCAAACATTCACCACACATCCCATGACGTGTCCGGCGTACAGCAGGATCATCGACACGCGATTCAGTCCAATGAACGAGATCATGCTGGTCATACAGTTCGTGTCGGCATTCGCAGTGAGTTCCGCGATAGTGAGCGTTTGCAGCctcgcggctgtcttcgcgatGCATGCCTGCGGCCAGTTGAACGTGCTGTATGCATGGCTAAATGATCTGATCGAAGAATACGAGATGGGTGATCGTTCCGTCGATCAAAAATTGGCTATCATCGTGGAGCATCATTTGAGGGTATTGAGGTAtttgatttttctatttaGCTTTGATTGAACTTCGGGTATGAGTTTGCTTTGCTGATATACTTTGCAGAAATGTACTCCCATTTTATAATGAATAAGATCTATTGTCGTCTGTATAAAGAAGGTAACGTACTTAATATATTGTAGATACTACAAATAGTTTGCGGATATTCTGTTAGTAATGGTATCTGCGCTCATATCCAAATTGCAGCATTGACATCACTTATGTGTGTTGCAGTCTTGTAACATGTATGGAGAGCATTATACATAAAGTTTGTTTCGTGATGTTGGCGGGTTCTACGCTAAATATGTGCCTACTTGGATACTATGTGATAATGGTATGCTGGAGAAAATTACGTCATCAAGActctgtttttaataaaattgaataattgtattaaaagtaaatataaaaattcacataacattgacatttaaaaaacaattttaaaaaattttatactttacatacagactattaaaattttccaGAATTGGGGAGCATTTGATACAGAAAAATAGTGTCATatattacgttatatatatttagtgtcatatattacattatatatatttagtgtCGTTCAATATATTCATCTTTTGTTACATCGGCGAGATTTTGACAGACCAGGTAACACATTTTGAAGTCAACATaagttttgcaatatttaaaaattattttgttttgtataatgtaattatcttgtcttaaatataaagataataaattactacATTTACACTATTAAAtcagttaaatattttaatataattactgtattctcatttaaattctttaatactttttttttacatattaaaacaatttttctcagAGTTTTGTCATCTTCACTTAATGTGACATAATTGACATATTATCAAACCCTTAATTCAAGAACCCTCAGTTTAATACAGTGTAAAACAGTCAGCGAAACAACTTACATGACCAACTGGCATCAAGTACCACGTAACACTGTGCTTGGACTTATATTGGTTATTTTGCGATCGAGTGAAGTTATCAAAATTAGCGTAAAATTCCGTCTACTCGCTTCATGATTATGAGGATTACGAGGATACTTTAGTTAAAAGGATTCAGgcactatttttatatacaagaaAGTAGAGTgccatgtatatatattttcgttaTCACTTTACACAAAATCTGCTGTTGTTAACTGCTATTTCAGGTCAGTTTGATGCGATTATATACCACTTACAATAAAAGACGCAAC
The Ooceraea biroi isolate clonal line C1 chromosome 12, Obir_v5.4, whole genome shotgun sequence DNA segment above includes these coding regions:
- the LOC105282258 gene encoding odorant receptor 4, with amino-acid sequence MCQSVIKDLHDYSVQLNRWFLKPLGAWPRSATTSKNERTLSYVLIFVCYFLIAFTAVPCALNVFFEERDIMLKLKAIGPLSHWIMGAMNYCSLLLRSADIRGCVQHMQRDWQIIKRTRDREIMARNAQLGRFVAGFCAVFMHGGVFFHNIVCAMTTVVVPIGDNRSVEMFQLPVPSYSKFIDARFSPANEIMLMTQMLSTFVVNSTTVGACSLAAVFTMHACGQLDILMTRLNRLVEGEDARTSGSLQRRLADIVDHHLRVLSFIARIEDVMHQICLVELLGCTFNLCMLGYYTITNWSDFDAGRMTSYFIIYVSMAFNIFIFCYIGEILTEQCKTVGEKAYMTDWYNLPHKTALGLLLIIARSSNGIKITAGKLFQLSIATFSDVIKTSIIYLNLLRTMTST